The Linepithema humile isolate Giens D197 chromosome 7, Lhum_UNIL_v1.0, whole genome shotgun sequence genome has a window encoding:
- the LOC105668370 gene encoding uncharacterized protein isoform X2, translating to MGPRTASRWLLCAALMVALCQGQEDWDGGHCQPMCKCKWVSGKKTAECTKQNLTEVPKNLSSEIQYLDLTGNRITHLIYKAFNNSNVTLVNLHKLSLRECGIESIHTGAFKDLKIIIEIDLSNNNIRTLQPGTFHDTQRLRVLLLNQNKLKELQNGLFFNLTFLQKVSLSDNILERIGERVFRELPGLHSLALNGNNFTTLQLHSFESLPKLGSLELQNNPWNCNCHLKRFRDWTIERKLYTKPTTCQKPTTMAGKMWDEVTSDEFACRPKIVAIGPASKIEMGKGDVTLTCKASGIPRPQLAWGHRARLINSLTKRPNSDRGYILTSDQDWLNLTIVDLTPSDKGDYVCHAKSTGGESERNVTLTVVGDALGGRDNFISLPIAIGLGVSALCLLIVTVALCVCYCRRHRTRDDEKGLEAASLEHHGEQEKSLITTINPVVKPPRRYEAPSVTSHGTEMTELNRTLLDNDSVFADGVVGSGVVGGVGGSIGDDEKDHERATPELGRGGSGTLPRGTTGYHHRQYPPDLLAFSGGRGASPTSQASTAPDNTRLPNQHASAMTPAATSLYGSPPSSQFHPAAFKTLPHSRSATPYGLGPSSSSSPIAPVLPRHGYVTIPRRPRAPSWSSGPPTSPTEVLEPVYDNLGLRTTADGSSKLSLNKSPEPALSMRGRPLPSTPGTSHYGTIQRSTPNILAGSPLDRAAPEGAAEWPIKLADQSLDDGHSLLAQQPQQPQASASNTLGRKIPPRPPPKPKKKSANGPTLYEDEGEDGTEV from the exons ATGGGACCGAGAACGGCGAGCCGGTGGCTGCTCTGTGCGGCGCTTATGGTCGCCCTGTGTCAAGGCCAGGAGGACTGGGACGGGGGACACTGCCAACCTATGTGTAAGTGCAAATGGGTGTCCGGCAAGAAGACCGCCGAGTGCACTAAGCAAAACCTCACGGAGGTGCCGAAGAACCTTTCATCTGAGATTCAGTATCTCGATCTAACCGGCAATCGCATAACTCACCTGATTTACAAGGCGTTCAACAACAGCAACGTCACGCTGGTGAATCTGCATAAACTGTCGCTGCGCGAGTGCGGCATTGAATCGATTCACACGGGCGCCTTCAAAGATCTAAAGATCATCATCGAGATCGATCTGTCGAACAACAACATTCGCACGCTTCAACCGGGCACCTTTCACGACACTCAGCGGCTACGAGTGCTGCTGCTCAACCAGAACAAGTTGAAGGAGCTGCAGAACGGTCTGTTCTTCAATCTCACTTTTCTGCAAAAGGTGTCGTTGTCGGACAATATATTAGAACGGATCGGCGAGAGGGTGTTCCGCGAGCTGCCCGGCCTGCACTCCCTCGCGTTGAACGGAAACAACTTCACCACTCTGCAGCTGCACAGCTTCGAGAGTCTCCCGAAGCTCGGCAGCCTCGAGCTTCAGAATAATCCGTGGAATTGCAATTGCCATCTGAAAAGATTCCGCGACTGGACGATCGAGCGCAAGTTGTACACGAAGCCGACCACTTGCCAGAAGCCGACTACCATGGCCGGCAAGATGTGGGACGAGGTGACCAGCGACGAGTTCGCGTGCAGACCAAAGATCGTCGCCATCGGGCCGGCGAGCAAAATCGAGATGGGCAAAGGCGACGTGACTCTCACGTGCAAAGCATCGGGAATTCCACGTCCTCAG CTGGCATGGGGTCATCGTGCCCGTCTCATAAACAGCCTCACGAAGCGGCCGAACAGCGATAGAGGCTACATATTGACGTCGGACCAAGATTGGCTGAATCTCACGATTGTCGACTTGACGCCTTCCGATAAGGGCGACTACGTCTGTCACGCGAAGAGCACCGGCGGCGAATCCGAAAGAAACGTGACTCTGACCGTTGTGGGCGATGCACTGGGCGGCAGGGACAATTTCATAAGCCTGCCGATCGCCATTGGTCTCGGCGTATCCGCGCTGTGTCTGCTGATTGTTACCGTTGCGCTTTGCGTGTGCTATTGCCGGCGTCATCGGACCAGGGATGACGAGAAGGGCCTCGAGGCAGCGTCCCTCGAACACCATGGCGAGCAGGAAAAGTCCCTGATTACGACGATCAATCCGGTGGTGAAGCCGCCGAGGCGGTACGAGGCGCCGTCGGTGACGTCACACGGCACGGAGATGACGGAGCTGAACCGCACGCTGCTCGACAACGACTCGGTCTTCG CTGACGGTGTCGTCGGGAGCGGTGTCGTCGGCGGAGTAGGCGGCAGCATAGGCGACGACGAGAAGGATCACGAACGGGCGACGCCAGAACTCGGCAGGGGCGGCAGCGGCACGCTGCCGCGTGGAACTACCGGTTACCATCACCGGCAATACCCGCCGGATCTGCTGGCCTTCTCCGGCGGGCGTGGCGCATCGCCGACTAGCCAGGCGTCGACGGCGCCCGACAACACGCGTCTGCCTAATCAACATGCATCAGCGATGACGCCGGCGGCGACGTCATTGTACGGCTCGCCGCCGTCGAGCCAGTTCCATCCGGCCGCCTTCAAGACGCTGCCGCACAGCCGCAGCGCCACGCCGTACGGCCTCGGgccgtcatcgtcgtcgtcgccgatAGCGCCGGTGCTACCGCGTCACGGTTACGTGACGATCCCACGACGACCGCGGGCGCCCAGTTGGAGCAGTGGACCTCCGACGTCGCCAACCGAGGTTCTCGAGCCGGTTTATGACAATCTAGGGCTGCGCACTACGGCGGACGGTAGCTCCAAGCTATCGTTGAACAAGAGTCCGGAACCGGCGCTCTCTATGCGTGGTCGGCCACTTCCAAGCACGCCGGGCACTTCGCACTACGGCACAATCCAGCGTAGCACGCCGAACATCCTAGCCGGCAGCCCGCTGGACCGAGCCGCGCCAGAAGGCGCGGCCGAGTGGCCAATCAAGCTGGCGGACCAAAGTTTGGACGACGGTCATTCGTTGTTGGCGCAACAACCTCAGCAACCACAGGCTTCCGCTAGTAACACTCTTGGCAGAAAGATACCACCGAGGCCGCCGCCGAAGCCTAAGAAGAAGTCTGCCAACGGGCCGACGCTGTATGAAGACGAGGGCGAAGACGGCACGGAAGTATGA
- the LOC105668370 gene encoding uncharacterized protein isoform X1 codes for MGEGERGFLAMGPRTASRWLLCAALMVALCQGQEDWDGGHCQPMCKCKWVSGKKTAECTKQNLTEVPKNLSSEIQYLDLTGNRITHLIYKAFNNSNVTLVNLHKLSLRECGIESIHTGAFKDLKIIIEIDLSNNNIRTLQPGTFHDTQRLRVLLLNQNKLKELQNGLFFNLTFLQKVSLSDNILERIGERVFRELPGLHSLALNGNNFTTLQLHSFESLPKLGSLELQNNPWNCNCHLKRFRDWTIERKLYTKPTTCQKPTTMAGKMWDEVTSDEFACRPKIVAIGPASKIEMGKGDVTLTCKASGIPRPQLAWGHRARLINSLTKRPNSDRGYILTSDQDWLNLTIVDLTPSDKGDYVCHAKSTGGESERNVTLTVVGDALGGRDNFISLPIAIGLGVSALCLLIVTVALCVCYCRRHRTRDDEKGLEAASLEHHGEQEKSLITTINPVVKPPRRYEAPSVTSHGTEMTELNRTLLDNDSVFADGVVGSGVVGGVGGSIGDDEKDHERATPELGRGGSGTLPRGTTGYHHRQYPPDLLAFSGGRGASPTSQASTAPDNTRLPNQHASAMTPAATSLYGSPPSSQFHPAAFKTLPHSRSATPYGLGPSSSSSPIAPVLPRHGYVTIPRRPRAPSWSSGPPTSPTEVLEPVYDNLGLRTTADGSSKLSLNKSPEPALSMRGRPLPSTPGTSHYGTIQRSTPNILAGSPLDRAAPEGAAEWPIKLADQSLDDGHSLLAQQPQQPQASASNTLGRKIPPRPPPKPKKKSANGPTLYEDEGEDGTEV; via the exons Atgggagagggagaaagag GATTCCTTGCGATGGGACCGAGAACGGCGAGCCGGTGGCTGCTCTGTGCGGCGCTTATGGTCGCCCTGTGTCAAGGCCAGGAGGACTGGGACGGGGGACACTGCCAACCTATGTGTAAGTGCAAATGGGTGTCCGGCAAGAAGACCGCCGAGTGCACTAAGCAAAACCTCACGGAGGTGCCGAAGAACCTTTCATCTGAGATTCAGTATCTCGATCTAACCGGCAATCGCATAACTCACCTGATTTACAAGGCGTTCAACAACAGCAACGTCACGCTGGTGAATCTGCATAAACTGTCGCTGCGCGAGTGCGGCATTGAATCGATTCACACGGGCGCCTTCAAAGATCTAAAGATCATCATCGAGATCGATCTGTCGAACAACAACATTCGCACGCTTCAACCGGGCACCTTTCACGACACTCAGCGGCTACGAGTGCTGCTGCTCAACCAGAACAAGTTGAAGGAGCTGCAGAACGGTCTGTTCTTCAATCTCACTTTTCTGCAAAAGGTGTCGTTGTCGGACAATATATTAGAACGGATCGGCGAGAGGGTGTTCCGCGAGCTGCCCGGCCTGCACTCCCTCGCGTTGAACGGAAACAACTTCACCACTCTGCAGCTGCACAGCTTCGAGAGTCTCCCGAAGCTCGGCAGCCTCGAGCTTCAGAATAATCCGTGGAATTGCAATTGCCATCTGAAAAGATTCCGCGACTGGACGATCGAGCGCAAGTTGTACACGAAGCCGACCACTTGCCAGAAGCCGACTACCATGGCCGGCAAGATGTGGGACGAGGTGACCAGCGACGAGTTCGCGTGCAGACCAAAGATCGTCGCCATCGGGCCGGCGAGCAAAATCGAGATGGGCAAAGGCGACGTGACTCTCACGTGCAAAGCATCGGGAATTCCACGTCCTCAG CTGGCATGGGGTCATCGTGCCCGTCTCATAAACAGCCTCACGAAGCGGCCGAACAGCGATAGAGGCTACATATTGACGTCGGACCAAGATTGGCTGAATCTCACGATTGTCGACTTGACGCCTTCCGATAAGGGCGACTACGTCTGTCACGCGAAGAGCACCGGCGGCGAATCCGAAAGAAACGTGACTCTGACCGTTGTGGGCGATGCACTGGGCGGCAGGGACAATTTCATAAGCCTGCCGATCGCCATTGGTCTCGGCGTATCCGCGCTGTGTCTGCTGATTGTTACCGTTGCGCTTTGCGTGTGCTATTGCCGGCGTCATCGGACCAGGGATGACGAGAAGGGCCTCGAGGCAGCGTCCCTCGAACACCATGGCGAGCAGGAAAAGTCCCTGATTACGACGATCAATCCGGTGGTGAAGCCGCCGAGGCGGTACGAGGCGCCGTCGGTGACGTCACACGGCACGGAGATGACGGAGCTGAACCGCACGCTGCTCGACAACGACTCGGTCTTCG CTGACGGTGTCGTCGGGAGCGGTGTCGTCGGCGGAGTAGGCGGCAGCATAGGCGACGACGAGAAGGATCACGAACGGGCGACGCCAGAACTCGGCAGGGGCGGCAGCGGCACGCTGCCGCGTGGAACTACCGGTTACCATCACCGGCAATACCCGCCGGATCTGCTGGCCTTCTCCGGCGGGCGTGGCGCATCGCCGACTAGCCAGGCGTCGACGGCGCCCGACAACACGCGTCTGCCTAATCAACATGCATCAGCGATGACGCCGGCGGCGACGTCATTGTACGGCTCGCCGCCGTCGAGCCAGTTCCATCCGGCCGCCTTCAAGACGCTGCCGCACAGCCGCAGCGCCACGCCGTACGGCCTCGGgccgtcatcgtcgtcgtcgccgatAGCGCCGGTGCTACCGCGTCACGGTTACGTGACGATCCCACGACGACCGCGGGCGCCCAGTTGGAGCAGTGGACCTCCGACGTCGCCAACCGAGGTTCTCGAGCCGGTTTATGACAATCTAGGGCTGCGCACTACGGCGGACGGTAGCTCCAAGCTATCGTTGAACAAGAGTCCGGAACCGGCGCTCTCTATGCGTGGTCGGCCACTTCCAAGCACGCCGGGCACTTCGCACTACGGCACAATCCAGCGTAGCACGCCGAACATCCTAGCCGGCAGCCCGCTGGACCGAGCCGCGCCAGAAGGCGCGGCCGAGTGGCCAATCAAGCTGGCGGACCAAAGTTTGGACGACGGTCATTCGTTGTTGGCGCAACAACCTCAGCAACCACAGGCTTCCGCTAGTAACACTCTTGGCAGAAAGATACCACCGAGGCCGCCGCCGAAGCCTAAGAAGAAGTCTGCCAACGGGCCGACGCTGTATGAAGACGAGGGCGAAGACGGCACGGAAGTATGA